A window from Triticum aestivum cultivar Chinese Spring chromosome 6D, IWGSC CS RefSeq v2.1, whole genome shotgun sequence encodes these proteins:
- the LOC123145905 gene encoding uncharacterized protein isoform X1, which produces MRNKSGRPRKSALHEADAGNKNGRRRRNVSGSGVCTQPKLNAMQKATRNEAAASNASEDRLSKLPNDLLLNILERVDTLDAIRTSVLSKRMLKLPTMLSQFFLSISSIKYDHDKMPQINRAVAHVTDSILGTRNPEITIRNLKIRFILMDRDSLTIGRSVAHAMSTQKVEAAEFEIITEKAYRNCTPADLRQNAKLFNNFVGACPDAFAGLRRLWLRNMRFGEQDIPNILSTCKLLESLRLIHCDSGIHSVLQVEHAQLIELEVDLGKFERVELICLPKLQRVSYNNWCSSEHPVYFGLVPQLSRLSLTKVGVSSDKILELSQLLANVHSISDLHMDFQSEKIWVVPECPKMLKPVLSKLQHVNLDNLPEGCDLAWTMFIIEAAPSLKELCITVWDHWCIMMTNKEFRKKYGYCEKADVKWKPYAPDFKHKNLAKLTIYGFQPNDNFKRYIRCVVEHAVNITEISLYDRKLCGRCGDKVYQSRYPRTAEERKRTAEGLGLTSPAVIHFRS; this is translated from the exons ATGAGGAACAAAAGCGGTCGTCCCAGG AAATCAGCTCTCCACGAAGCAGATGCTGGCAACAAGAATGGTCGTCGCAGGCGGAATGTAAGTGGGTCTGGTGTTTGTACACAACCTAAG CTAAATGCAATGCAAAAAGCAACTCGCAACGAAGCCGCTGCTAGCAACGCAAGCGAAGACAGGCTTAGCAAGCTGCCCAATGACCTTCTGCTCAACATTCTGGAGAGGGTGGACACACTCGATGCTATAAGGACCTCTGTCCTCTCGAAGCGAATGCTGAAGCTCCCCACCATGCTCTCACAGTTCTTCCTAAGTATTAGTTCCATCAAATATGACCATGATAAAATGCCCCAAATCAACCGTGCCGTGGCTCATGTAACTGATAGCATCTTGGGCACGAGGAACCCGGAAATCACCATCCGCAATCTCAAAATCAGATTCATTTTGATGGATCGTGACTCTCTCACCATTGGAAGATCTGTCGCCCACGCCATGTCAACCCAGAAGGTTGAAGCAGCTGAGTTTGAGATTATAACGGAGAAGGCTTATAGGAACTGCACTCCTGCCGATCTCCGCCAGAATGCTAAGCTGTTCAATAATTTTGTTGGTGCTTGTCCGGATGCATTTGCTGGCCTCAGGCGCCTGTGGCTGCGTAATATGAGGTTCGGTGAACAGGACATCCCAAACATCCTCAGCACTTGCAAGCTCTTGGAGTCTTTGCGTTTAATCCATTGCGACTCAGGGATCCATTCTGTGCTGCAAGTAGAACATGCTCAACTTATTGAGCTCGAGGTTGACCTTGGGAAATTTGAGAGAGTTGAGTTGATATGTCTACCCAAACTCCAACGGGTGAGCTATAATAATTGGTGCTCTTCTGAACATCCTGTGTATTTTGGTCTTGTACCACAGCTTTCAAGACTGAGCCTCACTAAAGTTGGCGTCAGTTCTGATAAGATTCTTGAGTTAAGTCAGCTTCTTGCTAATGTTCATTCCATAAGTGATCTGCATATGGATTTTCAAAGTGAAAAG ATTTGGGTTGTACCAGAATGCCCGAAAATGCTCAAGCCTGTGCTCAGCAAACTACAGCATGTGAATCTGGACAACCTTCCTGAAGGATGTGATTTAGCTTGGACAATGTTTATTATTGAAGCTGCACCCTCCCTAAAAGAGCTGTGCATTACAGTATGGGATCATTGGTGCATAATGATGACAAACAAAGAGTTCCGGAAGAAATATGGTTACTGCGAAAAGGCAGACGTGAAGTGGAAGCCATATGCTCCTGATTTCAAGCACAAGAATCTGGCTAAGCTCACCATCTACGGCTTCCAACCCAACGACAATTTTAAGCGATACATCAGGTGTGTTGTGGAACATGCGGTTAATATAACAGAGATATCTCTGTACGACAGGAAGCTGTGTGGGCGCTGTGGTGACAAGGTTTATCAATCAAGATATCCACGGACTGCCGAGGAGAGGAAACGAACGGCTGAAGGGTTGGGTTTGACTTCACCTGCTGTGATTCACTTCCGGTCCTAA
- the LOC123145905 gene encoding uncharacterized protein isoform X2, producing the protein MRNKSGRPRKSALHEADAGNKNGRRRRNLNAMQKATRNEAAASNASEDRLSKLPNDLLLNILERVDTLDAIRTSVLSKRMLKLPTMLSQFFLSISSIKYDHDKMPQINRAVAHVTDSILGTRNPEITIRNLKIRFILMDRDSLTIGRSVAHAMSTQKVEAAEFEIITEKAYRNCTPADLRQNAKLFNNFVGACPDAFAGLRRLWLRNMRFGEQDIPNILSTCKLLESLRLIHCDSGIHSVLQVEHAQLIELEVDLGKFERVELICLPKLQRVSYNNWCSSEHPVYFGLVPQLSRLSLTKVGVSSDKILELSQLLANVHSISDLHMDFQSEKIWVVPECPKMLKPVLSKLQHVNLDNLPEGCDLAWTMFIIEAAPSLKELCITVWDHWCIMMTNKEFRKKYGYCEKADVKWKPYAPDFKHKNLAKLTIYGFQPNDNFKRYIRCVVEHAVNITEISLYDRKLCGRCGDKVYQSRYPRTAEERKRTAEGLGLTSPAVIHFRS; encoded by the exons ATGAGGAACAAAAGCGGTCGTCCCAGG AAATCAGCTCTCCACGAAGCAGATGCTGGCAACAAGAATGGTCGTCGCAGGCGGAAT CTAAATGCAATGCAAAAAGCAACTCGCAACGAAGCCGCTGCTAGCAACGCAAGCGAAGACAGGCTTAGCAAGCTGCCCAATGACCTTCTGCTCAACATTCTGGAGAGGGTGGACACACTCGATGCTATAAGGACCTCTGTCCTCTCGAAGCGAATGCTGAAGCTCCCCACCATGCTCTCACAGTTCTTCCTAAGTATTAGTTCCATCAAATATGACCATGATAAAATGCCCCAAATCAACCGTGCCGTGGCTCATGTAACTGATAGCATCTTGGGCACGAGGAACCCGGAAATCACCATCCGCAATCTCAAAATCAGATTCATTTTGATGGATCGTGACTCTCTCACCATTGGAAGATCTGTCGCCCACGCCATGTCAACCCAGAAGGTTGAAGCAGCTGAGTTTGAGATTATAACGGAGAAGGCTTATAGGAACTGCACTCCTGCCGATCTCCGCCAGAATGCTAAGCTGTTCAATAATTTTGTTGGTGCTTGTCCGGATGCATTTGCTGGCCTCAGGCGCCTGTGGCTGCGTAATATGAGGTTCGGTGAACAGGACATCCCAAACATCCTCAGCACTTGCAAGCTCTTGGAGTCTTTGCGTTTAATCCATTGCGACTCAGGGATCCATTCTGTGCTGCAAGTAGAACATGCTCAACTTATTGAGCTCGAGGTTGACCTTGGGAAATTTGAGAGAGTTGAGTTGATATGTCTACCCAAACTCCAACGGGTGAGCTATAATAATTGGTGCTCTTCTGAACATCCTGTGTATTTTGGTCTTGTACCACAGCTTTCAAGACTGAGCCTCACTAAAGTTGGCGTCAGTTCTGATAAGATTCTTGAGTTAAGTCAGCTTCTTGCTAATGTTCATTCCATAAGTGATCTGCATATGGATTTTCAAAGTGAAAAG ATTTGGGTTGTACCAGAATGCCCGAAAATGCTCAAGCCTGTGCTCAGCAAACTACAGCATGTGAATCTGGACAACCTTCCTGAAGGATGTGATTTAGCTTGGACAATGTTTATTATTGAAGCTGCACCCTCCCTAAAAGAGCTGTGCATTACAGTATGGGATCATTGGTGCATAATGATGACAAACAAAGAGTTCCGGAAGAAATATGGTTACTGCGAAAAGGCAGACGTGAAGTGGAAGCCATATGCTCCTGATTTCAAGCACAAGAATCTGGCTAAGCTCACCATCTACGGCTTCCAACCCAACGACAATTTTAAGCGATACATCAGGTGTGTTGTGGAACATGCGGTTAATATAACAGAGATATCTCTGTACGACAGGAAGCTGTGTGGGCGCTGTGGTGACAAGGTTTATCAATCAAGATATCCACGGACTGCCGAGGAGAGGAAACGAACGGCTGAAGGGTTGGGTTTGACTTCACCTGCTGTGATTCACTTCCGGTCCTAA